In Kwoniella dejecticola CBS 10117 chromosome 7, complete sequence, the genomic stretch TATCATTTAGTATCGTGTTGAACGTTTTCTGTTGATCTTCACTTCACTGTCACGATTTCCTACGCTGTTCTCCCTTTTATACTTGGACCTTCAATGTGGCCTTCCACCGAGATATTCCCTGTTCTTCCTTTATCCCGTTGTTCTCGCCCACGCCCCGACCGGTCCTTAGCAAAGCACGGATTTGATCTGAGTCATTAAGCAGTGCATTactcgtcttctccttccaatTTACCGAGGGTTTGacccatcttgaccttctgTCCAGCCTCCACCTCGAACTTGAAGTTCTTCGGCGCCTCAAAGACCATCACTATCGTACTTCCAAGCTTGAACCCTCCCATCTCTTCCCCCGTCAAGAGCGGCTGGCCATTTACCACCGAGCTCGCCGACGAGTATACCGCTTCCGCATACGTGTGCGGGGGATGAGTGATCTTCCTCGTGTTCGTTCGGAGGGCTTCATCGAAGTTGATCCTTATCGATCCCACATTCGTAGCTCCTACAGGTACCATCGAGTAGAATCCGTATTTCCAGCGTCCGAGTAAGGCCACTCGTTCATTCAGCACAAATAGATCTTTCATCCTATTAGCAATGTAGGGAGAAACTGAGAAAAGATCCCCCGTGAAATGCCTTCGACGCTCCACGATCCAAGTTGTCGGCGAATGGAATCGGTGATAATCCCCGGGCGCGAGGTAGACGACCATGAAATACAACTTGTTCTCTGGCGTTGTGATTTTAGGCAACTCGCTCTTGGAGGACGTCTTATTTCCGAACCAAGCTAACTTGCCCAACACTTTGGCAACTTTCCCATCGTGGATAGTCCGTTCTGGACCTTTCTCCGGATGAGACGCATCGGCTTCTCTATCGCTTGTCTGGGGTAATGAGGCGTCCTCGTATGACTTCGTCTCGCCAGATCCAGAGTCGCGGCCTAGTAGCGAAGAAAGGGAGTAAGAGATATCGTTGATGTTGGCGAAATGTTTTTCGTCGACTACTTCGCCCTTGTTGGTGATTGACTGAGTATCTCCATGTATGCTGGACTCAGACCCAAGCAAGGCTTCGAGCGAATAGGTTATTCCCTTGACTTGCTCGACCCTGGATCCTACGATTTCACCGAAATGTAACACTCGTCCGTCTGCTGGCGAGACCTGTGCTCATTCACCAGGGTATCAGCTGAGTCACTACGCTAAGCACAGGCGAGCAGCTGCAGGGAAGAGCATATGGAATGGGAATTGGTCACACACCATAGGAGCATCGGATATGGgtctttgaccttctttcatctcccTATAGAAGAAATCCCCTAAACTCTCGTAttctttcagatctttcggTACTTCGTCCAGATTACATCCAAATATCGTAGCGTACAACTTGAATCCGAAAGGTCGGAACCATACCGGCAAGACAAGGCCGTTGAGGTACCCCCATAATTGCGACAACGATCGGAGCGGAAGTGCACCTAACACTCGAACCTAAAATCCAGTATCAGATACCATTCTCTTCCCCATGGAGTTTGAGATTAAGGATGAGGATGGCGGCAGCGGCGAGACCACTTACTTGCCAGGGTCCATCGACTCTCTTACCTCCCTTCTTGACCACGGCCCCACCTTCGCCTTGCGACTCGACCTCTATATCGTCTCTTGTAGATTTCCGATATTGTACAGCTAGCAAGACCAATGCGCCGAGTGCGATAGGAATAGGATACCATCGAGTGGGCGTAGACCAAGCTTGAGCTACTTTCTCTATTTCCCGAACGAAACGGAACGcaacacaacacaacacgTCATAcgcgaaggtgaaggtgaaggtgaagaatCGAGGAGATTCCAAGATTGAGCATACGCAGAATGACCTCATGTGAATCAGCGGCTTCGGAAGACTCACCGTTCAACGGTTTCCCCTTGCTCGACGATCCCTCACTCTCTTTGACTTCGCGAGGTGTGAACGGCCTTTTGGGTGTATTAGAGTTCCATCGGGCAGATGTCAGAGGCGCGATTGCACGTGAACGAGGGGGACGGGCTGGGGAAAGGCGAGCGAATCGAAGAGGTATAGCTGATTGGACCAGGGCTCTACTTGAGTGGCGGATGATCATGCTGGGTATGGTAGATATAGGCAGCTTGTAAATGTGGAATGCAGAGTcgaaagacgaaagatgaaagatgaatgACGCTCTTGCAAGGTGTACGAGATGATGATCTTTTTCTTCGGCCTGGGGTGGGGCGGAGGGGTCCGTGCTCAACGCGCCTGCGCCCAAATCGCCATTACGTCAACTGAGAACATGACATCCCAATCGCAACTTTCTCAAAAGCGCGTCAGACTTTTGAACTTCCTTCTTGACTGGACAGGtcttcgatgacgatgagcaCTACAAAGCTTTGACATAGCCGCGAGAGAGGGCGAAATCGATATGATGGACATACAACCTATCGTTTCGTACCTCAAACGGACATATCCGGTTCCCGAGGTCGATCCGGTGAGTCCAACCAGACTTGTGTTCTCTATGACGGATTCCGCAACTGACATTCTTGACAATGCACGGCAGGCATGGGTCCGAGAATGTACGCAGGCGCTCATAGAAGCAGGGCAAGAAGCCACAGTGGACACAGTCGTGAGCTTTGCTGTATCCAGTCACGTtttcaagatcaagtatGAGGTGAAAAAGAAGACTCATCTATCTTGTCTGGATAGCATACCCAATTCCTCTACTCTGATCTTGCCCAATCGACTCTGCCGTCCCGCACATTTCCCCCAGGCGAACTGCATCAGAAGAACTTATTCCCACGACCGACGATATTGCAGATCCACCATATATCCGAGATCGGCCACTCGGCCTTCCAAATCAAGCATACAATGGAACAGCGTTCGGAAGTGCTTTCGGGACAGAGTCTGATCCGGAGgatggaggacgaggatgaaaatgCTGGCGAGggggaagagatcgaagagggAAAAGTGCCTCCCTATCCCCGAAGTatgctcaagctcgagctcagCGATGGCAGGTCAATCATCAGAGCTATGGAGTATAAGCGGATCAACGAGTTAGTACTTGGTCAAACCTCTCTGGGGTGCAAGGTGAGTATGTCATCACCAAGCTGCTTCACTTCGAAAGGCAGAACATACAGGCGGCAAAGCTGATCCTGGAAGATCATGACGACTGTAGGTGGTCTGCACAAATGTACGATGCTTGAGAGATACTCTGCTTCTCACTCCACAAAATACCCAAGTCATCGAGAGTTCAATCGAGCACCTGGAACAAGTTCAGAAGGAAGAATTCATGAAAGACCTCAATAGACGCATGGGTAAATCAGAAGATGGGCCAGCTAATGTCCCCGCGCAAGGACAACGAAGTATCAAGCCACCTCCTGCAGTCCGTCCAACACCCAAGGCCAGCATCAAGAAATCACAAATCTCTACTGTCCAACATTTACCCGTACCTCAAATCATTTCCAACGCCGAAGCGGGCCCATCTCGCTCATCCCACTATTTCAATCCCAATCCTGATCCACCGATAGTCAAGCCCAAAGCCATCGGGGCCTCAGGCGTTGTGAGCACGTCGAACTCTCGCAAAAGACAGAAAGCCAATGTCGTCCatgacaatgatgaagaggttgatgatgtacCCGAACCAATATCGAAATCTAGGAAATCCAGAGCAGCCGCGCAGAAAGCTACGGCGAATGTCCAACAATTGTACCGCGATATCCCGAACGATAGACTCAATTCtgccgagatcgacatgatcggtctggaagacgatgaggttcaagatcaagatgaagacgaggaggagtTTGATGACGACGTAGACGTCGATGAGAGTTTCATCAGGCAGATAGACGAGGTAGAAGCTCGTGCGTCTGGATCATACACTTCCCGAAGTGCGATGGATCAGAGTGCTCCCCGACAAACGCCATACGATCACAGTGCAGTCAAttatcgtcatcagcatcagaagcTCGTAGGAAGtcacgatgacgacgaagatgacgaagatgacgaagatgacgatttTATGATTCTCAATGAAAGTATGATCCGACAAATCGACCATATCACCTCTGCTTCCTCGACAGCGCATCAAACACACGATCGCCCCTCCAGCACTGATAGTAGAGGAGAGGGGgaaggtgcaggtgcaggtcGAGtaaaaggaaaaggaaaaggaaagcCCACATCCACTTCCGTCAGGAAAAGATATGTCGATCCCGACGAAGATATAAATACAGATGACAAAACCCAGCaaggggatgaagatagTTTCCAGGTGGACGAGAGCTTCTTAAAACAATTGGACGAGGTCGAATACCTCAGTAATCGAAAATCCCAGTCCCAGTCGCAGTCCAAATCCAAAACGTCTTCATCTCAAAGCCGAGCTTTGGATctgagcaagagcaagagtaaGAGTAATACCTTCGGTACAGGGTCCACGTCTTCATCTAGCTCGTTACAGGATTCTCAGAAGGAGAATGTCCGACCTGAAATCATCGAAATTTCAGACTGACAAATGTGTTTCCCTGTTTCCCTGTTGAGCTGAGTAGCTGGGCCTTATGTTTGTTGTACCGCGCagtatgtgtatatatacgtaTATGTATCGTATCAACGCTGAGGGATCAATTATACGAGcatcatgcatatgcatcAAGCTCAATAATCGCATCTTTGTTCTATGTCAACGCTACTGCAATGATCCAATCCAATTTGATGATTTGAATCCATGGTACGTATTATAAAGTATTTATGAACATCAGAAATTATAAGGTGATAATTAGAGAAATTGATCTCAATCGAGACGCTGGACACTATCATAAAGCAGAGTGTTTCGTATTATATCATTATACTATATTTTCCTTCAACTCGCGACGGCTTGCCTGATacgatggcgatggcgaatgCGATCATAATGTCAACCTTGATCAAGCAAAAGTCCTGAGATTATTCCTtttactcctactcctactcctaatcatcctcatccccgCCCATCCCTTAATTGCCATAACAATCACCCCCCAACAAAACACCGCGCACGTCAAGGCGATCGTGAAATTCAAGAACGCCATCATATCGTCCCATCCCGCTCTCATCGCTGCCCAAGCAATCTCCTCGTTGCTCAGCATAAACACGATCCCGCCCGCCGCGTACCCGAAGGAAGTCAAGATCTCCGTCGGCGGTCTGGACGGTAAAGTCGATTCTACCGGCGGTCTCAAAAACAGGAAGAAATAAGTCAGGAATCTGAATAATGATCCTCCCGCCAGAAGGGTTCCCCACAGGGAATGAATCTGCACTTGGAAGACGTATTCTTGATGATGGGCTGCCATCGCTAATCCGGTCTAGATAAAGACGATCGATCGCAATCATCCAGGTCAGTCGAATTTACCAAGGAGCGACT encodes the following:
- a CDS encoding phosphatidylserine decarboxylase, with product MIIRHSSRALVQSAIPLRFARLSPARPPRSRAIAPLTSARWNSNTPKRPFTPREVKESEGSSSKGKPLNEKVAQAWSTPTRWYPIPIALGALVLLAVQYRKSTRDDIEVESQGEGGAVVKKGGKRVDGPWQVRVLGALPLRSLSQLWGYLNGLVLPVWFRPFGFKLYATIFGCNLDEVPKDLKEYESLGDFFYREMKEGQRPISDAPMVSPADGRVLHFGEIVGSRVEQVKGITYSLEALLGSESSIHGDTQSITNKGEVVDEKHFANINDISYSLSSLLGRDSGSGETKSYEDASLPQTSDREADASHPEKGPERTIHDGKVAKVLGKLAWFGNKTSSKSELPKITTPENKLYFMVVYLAPGDYHRFHSPTTWIVERRRHFTGDLFSVSPYIANRMKDLFVLNERVALLGRWKYGFYSMVPVGATNVGSIRINFDEALRTNTRKITHPPHTYAEAVYSSASSVVNGQPLLTGEEMGGFKLGSTIVMVFEAPKNFKFEVEAGQKVKMGQTLGKLEGEDE